A segment of the Candidatus Bathyarchaeota archaeon genome:
GCGCATCAAACTCATGATGCCCTACCAAATCAACTTAAAGCTGCTCAGCGGCTGCGACCCCTACATCATGCATGATATGCCCATCCACCGCGGCTACGAAATCAGCGCCGAAGCCATCAGTAACGCAAAATCAGTTATTTATCAGCAGGCGGAGAATCGGCTGTACTCGGCAAAAGCTATTTTCCTAAAGTTAATCGGCGCTTAATTGGCGATTTATTAAATCGCTGAGTGTCCGCTTTGGCTGTCCGAAAGGGTTTTTGAGGAATTATCGCGCCAGAATTGTTAGCGATGCTTCTTTGGTGATTAGTTCTGAACCGTGACTGAGCACTTTTCTAGCGGGCACTCCAGCTATGGTTATTCCCGGCTCCAGAAAAGATTTGGATACATAGGCGTTTGCGCCTATAGCTATTCCGTTAGCTATCGTAATCGGGCCAACCACCACAGCGTTAGGCCCTATGAAAACATGGTTGCCTATCTTAGGGGCTTGTTCATCTTTCGGTGAGCGACCCACTAAAACCCCCATTGAGATTCTGCAGTTTTCACCTATCGAGGCAGATTGGTTGATAACGATTGGCCCAGTGTATTGAGCTATGGATAAACCGGGGCCGCAGACATTTAACGGAATGTAGAAGTGCAGTTTCATGCTTAAATGGTAAAGCCTATAGCGAAGCCACTGAAAGTACAGTTTAGAGAGGAAGCCCTTTTTGCAGTTATTGTAGTATTCAGCTTTACGGAGAGCACGCTGGAATTTCCAGATGTCGTCTCCTACTAGTTTTGGTTTTTTACGTCCATGAAGAGTGTCACCAAGGGCTAAACGGTCTGCTTCCAAGAAAAACTCGTATTCATCTTTTGAAGAGATAACACGATTCATTTTAGTCACTCAGGCTAACGTTGAGTTTTGTTTATAAAAGCTTATTCCCAGCAAAAGCCGATAATAAGATACCGCTTTACCAGATTTAGAAAGATACCAGTGACCACCCAAGAGAAAAGAAGCGGCGTAAACCATGACCTCTTGATCTTCAAAAGTTCAAAAGAATAAAACAAGGGATAACACGCAAATAACACTAGTCACAAAAATATGCGTTTTTAGCTGTTCAGGTAGTTGGCGCTGTATTCGGTGCCGTTAATAATCACTTTTATGGGTTCCCGGCGGATGTTTAGGACCTCAAGAACCTTGTCAGCGGGATACTTCATAATCGGGGTAAGCATCGAAACCGTAGCGTAAGGAGCGGGTGGAGTGTAGGTGACTACGGCGGTTGTAGAATGGGTTAATCGCTCATATTTTTGTACATCAAGGTATTCGAGGCTGCCTTTACCCGCGAGGTAAACAACAGAACCATAACGGCTAAACTGAGAAGCTATCCGCTCGGTGGTGTCAGAGCCCTCGCTGCCGTAGGAAATGGAAAGGTATGTTTTGATGCCTAAAAGATCCCGCATCCATATTATCAGACGCAGATTAAGCTCCCAGAGGCGGCTGTAGCTAAAGAAAACCTCCTTTAAATCTTCACGGTAGGTGCTCCAAAGGGGGTACTTGCCGTATACCCGTTCAAGTTCCGCCCAGCGGCTAGGCATCAAATGCGCTTTTAGTTTTGCGTCCTTAATGGCGCAGCCGGCGGAGGCTTCGATGGGCAGAGTTAGCCATCGCCATTGGTTGTCCGTTCCGATTTTGACGCGGTGCACGAAGCGGTCGCTATGTCGGCTAAGTGGGTCGTAGGGGCAGATATCCATGATGTTTGAGTGGAACATGCGGTAAAAGAACCCGGGGTAGGGAAGAAGCGTGGGTTGGTGACCACTGAGAATCAACACGTCGTCTAAACAGAGATGCTCAACTTGCTCTGATGCTCTCTGAGTATCTTGGAGAGCCAATTGGCAATCAGTCTGCAAGAGAACCACTCTAGTCAATAAGCCTGGCACCTATTCAGGGTTAGACAATAAATCAAGCCATATAAATCTATGTATTGACACTCAAGCAACAACTCAAGACATACAGCTAAACAGGAAAAAGCAGGCGCCAGCGGTTTTCCTCAGCGCAAGAGGCTATTTCCGGTTTGGCACCCAACGAGCCTTATCCCACTGAGCCTTACTGACTTTCTTTTGGGGTTTTTCTCCCTGATAACCGCAAACATAGCATTTTCCGTCATGCACCGAAACCACGTCGCCGCAGCTTGGGCAACGATACTTCTCAGCTTGGCTTTCAAGGAACGCCTCCATGCCCTTATCCCTGATTGCCTTGAGGTTTTCAACCATACTCATGCTATAGCGTAGACGGTAATGCTCGTCTAAGTGGGTTAACCTCGCGCAGGGCATATCGGTGCATAGATGACATGAACTGATTTGCTGCTTCCGAATTTTCTCGCAGTCCCGCTTTAGGAATGCGCAGTTCTTGTTTCTTTCACGGCAGCCGCTGCAATGCGACACTTCGCCCTTCTTTTTGGGCACGCCCCGAGAGTAGGCAAGGTAGGCTTTGCAGACGCCGCAGTTCATGCCGCAGGGCGCGATGAGGTCAGCGTTTAAACGGTTTTCCATGTTATTGGCATAGTCTTCGAGGGCAATTATAGATTTTGCACTTGAATCCAGCAAACGCTATAAGGTCAACTATACCCCATCTGATTGGCGATTAGGCTTGGAGAAAACACCAAAACTTCTGCGCTTAAACCCCATGCACGCAGCATACGTTTACTCGTTAAGCCAAAACCCCGAGGAAGAAGCGCTTTCCAAAATAACCCAATTGAAAATCAGCGGTGGTTTGGGTGGGCGTTTGTTTGGCAGAAACATTTACCCCACCGACCAGCCTGAACCCCACGGATACGAATATTATCTAACTGTAGAAGATAAGGGCAAGCTTAAGGTCCAACCTATAGTGGGGGAAGTCCCGGGTGGATTATACGCGGTTTTAGACGGTGTAGGCTTGTTTAGCTTAAGCGAAGATTGGAAGAAACTTTTCATGTGGGTTGAAGCCAGCGGCTATGGACCACTCGGTGTAAAGAAAGGTGTGCATGGCTGGGTAAACAGCGCCTTTGAAGAATTCATAAATTGGCAGGAACAGAAACCGCCGAACGAATGGGTTTTTCGCCTCATGGTTCAAGTAAAAGAATAACCCAAATCCCTTACACTGCTGCTTAGCGTAGGTTTTGGCTTTCTTTGTTTATCCTTAACGTATCCGTAGGTGACATAGGACAGCAGCAGCAAGAAAATTGCCAGCATGAACGCTGCCATAACTGTTTGTCCGCTCTTCGCTTGACCCATTGCGGCCAGCAGGAAGCAACCGCAGAAAAAGATCAGAATGCCCTTGGCAACGTCGCCTGTGGTAGTCATAAGAACACGGCTGCTTTGCCCCTTAAAGTTCTTACGTATTTCTAATCAGCAAACCTTCCGGTATGCTCTTTGTGTCTATTATTTCTGAACGTTGCCTTTTGGTAGCTGCATTTTAAAAAGAAATATCTCTACCGCCGAGCATCTAGAATGGGATTTCCATGTCTGCTAAACCTTTTGTTTTGTCTCCGAACGTTTACTGGGTAGGCGTCAACGACTCGGACATTAAACTATTCGAGGGCCTCTGGTCCATCCCCGAAGGCGTATCATACAACTCTTACTTGGTGGTGGGCAGAGAGAAAACCGCGCTTATCGACTGCGTCCACGAAAGAAAAGCTCAGGAGCACTTTGAGAAAATCAGCCAAGTCCTCGACATCTCCAAAATAGACTACTTAATCATCAACCACATGGAACCCGACCACACCAGCGCCATCCCCCAACTCCTCAAGAGGGCGCCCAACATCAAAGTCATCTACACCCCAATGGCACAAATCATCTTCAAGAAATTCTACCAAAACGACCCCGCCGCTATCCTCACCAAAGGAGATGACATGACCCTCCCACTGGGCGACAAAACCCTCCGGTTCATCCAGACGCCGTGGCTGCATTGGCCCGAAACTATGAGCACCTACCTCCCCGAAGACAAAATCCTATTTTGCTGCGACGCCTTTGGAGCCTTCAACGTTCTGCCGGATGGCGCAGTATTTGAATCAGATATAGTTGACAAACAGGACGTTTGCTCATGTTCACAGAAGTATTTTGCTTCGGTCTTTAATGGGCAACGTGAATGGGTGCTTAAAGCCATAGAAAAATTCAGCAAACTGGGTTTGGAATTTGATGTGTTAGCGCCAAGCCATGGGCCAGTCTTCAACCAGACTGCAAAGCAGAAGCTTGCTGACTGGGCAAACTGGAGCCGGGGCAGCTTCAAGAGAAAGGTGGTGGTTGTTTACGGCTCGATGTATGGCTTTACGGGGCGATGCTTGGGCGCCGTAGAGGAGGGCGTGGCGGAGGCAGGTGGAACAGTTGAGATTTTTAATCTTTCCGAAGATAAAGCAGTTGATGCCCTAACCGCCCTAGTTGAAGCACCCGCCTTAATCGTTGGTTCCTCCACCTATGAGCATGAAATCTTCCCCAAAGTCGCCGACTTCCTAAACATGCTGAAAGTCAAAAAATACGCTGACCGCATAGCAGCTACCTTTGGCAGCTTCGGCTGGAGCGGGGAAGCAACCCGAAAAATCGCCTCTGAACTGACAGCGCTGGGTTTTGAGTTGGCAGGTCCGCCGATTCCGGTGTATGGGAGCCCAACGCAGGAGAGCCTATCGGAAATTAAGCGGTTAGCTAAAGCCGCAGCGGAGAAGGCCTTCCAGAAATATAAAGCCACAGGCTGAGCTGGAGAGGGCTGCGCGGTTCAGCTAGGTTAAGGCAGGTTGATGCATAAGTATCATGGAGTTCGGTAACATAATTCTTAAATCGCCCATCTGCTAGATGGTTGGCTGAAGGTACTTAATATGGTTAAACTGGATTTCGGTGGCGTCAAAGAGGACGTCATCACCCGCACAGAGTTTACAGTGGCGCAAGCCCAAAAAATCCTAAAAGACGAAGTCGTCGTCTCCCTTGGCTACGGCATACAGGGAGCAGCCCAATCACTTAACATGAGAGACAACGGCGTAAAAGTAATCATTGGACAAGAAAAAGAAGGCATATTCAAGAAAGAATGGGACAAAGCAGTCGCAGACGGATGGATTCCAGGCAAAAACCTCTTCCCACTCGAGGAAGCAGCAAAGATGGGAACCATCAAAATGTACCTGCTTACCGACGCAGCCCAGAAAGCCCTGTGGCCCAAAGTCAAAGCCACCCTCAAAGCTGGCGATGCACTCTACTTCAGCCACGGCTTCAGCATCGTCTACAAGGAACAAACAGGCGTTATCCCACCTAAAGACATAGACGTTATCCTCGTTGCCCCCAAGGGCAGCGGCACCAGCGTCAGACGCAACTTCGTTGACGGCTCAGGCATCAACTGCAGCTTCGCGGTTTTCCAGGATGCAACCGGCAAAGCCATGGACCGCGCCAAGGCACTTGGCATCGCCATCGGCGGAGGCTACCTGTTCCCAACCACCTTTGAGAAAGAAGTCTACAGCGACCTAACCGGCGAACGCGGCACACTTATGGGCGCATTAGCAGGCATCCTTGAAGCCCAATATAACACGTTGCGCGCGAACGGTCACAGCCCAAGTGAAGCCTTCAACGAAACCGTCGAGGAACTCACCCAAAGCCTCATCCGCCTCGTTGACGAGAACGGCATGGACTGGATGTACTGCAACTGCAGCGAAACCGCCCGCATCGGCGCCCTACGCTGGAAAGAACGCTTCCGCAGCGCAACCCAACCAGTCTTCGACAGCCTCTACGAGCTCGTGGCGGCAGGCGAAGAAACCCGCATCGTTCTCGAGAAGAGCAAGGCAGCGGATTACCGCCAGAAACTCGCTGACGAACTCAAAGAGATGGGTCAAAGCGAGATGTGGCGTGCAGGAGAAACCGTCCGCAGCTTACGTCCCAAGCAACCCAAGAAGTAAGCCTTCGCCCCTTTCCCTTTTCACTTCTTTTATTTTTTAACCTCAAGCATATTCATTCTGGCTTGCCGACTTCGCTAATTTTTTATAGTTGACCCAAGTGCCTGCTTTGTTATGCGAGGCTCCCTTTGGACTACATAGCTGCAGCGGCACTGTCTATTTTTGCGGTAACGCTGGTTCTGATGCTTAAGCGTCCATGGGGTATACGGCTGGGCTACGCTGCGGCAATCGGAGCAGCTGCCTCGCTGGCTCTGGGCACCGTTACCTTGGGGCAGGCGGCGCAGTCTTTTTTGAGTATTTGGGATGCGGCGTTGGCGTTTGTGGGCATCGTGGCGCTCTCGGTGGTTTTGGATGCCATGGGCTTTTTCAGGTGGGCGGCGCTGGGAGTAGTGCGGCTTGCGGGCGGCAGCGGCTTACGGCTTTACTTCTACGTGACGCTGCTGACGGCTGCGGTGAGCATCCTGTTTGCCAATGACAGCGCCGTGCTGATCCTGATCCCTATCGTGCTGGAAATAGTTAGCCTCCTCGACATCGGCTCCAAAGGCAAACTCGCCTACCTCTTCAGCGCAGGCTTAATCGCCGACACCGCAGCTATGCCACTTATCACCAGCAACCCCATAAACATCCTCAGCGCCGACTACTTCGGCTACAGCTTCCTAGACCACCTTGCCTTCATGGGACCCATCGCAGTAGCCACCATAACCAGCAGCATAGCCATCCTGTACTTGTTCTTCCGCAAGGGTATCCCCAAAGCCTACAACCCCGCCGCCGCAGAAACCCTAACAGCCGGCAAGCCCCCGATTTCGCGGGCCCTGCTACGGGTCTGCATTGCCACGTTGGTTGCGGTGGATGTGGGCTACGTGGTGACTTCGCTTCTGCGGGTGCCTGTTTCGCTGGTGATTTGCAGCGGTGCAGTTTTTCTTGCGGCAGCCTACGGAATCAGCCTAAAACAAAACGGCTCCGTAAGCGGCGAGCGCCGGGGGCTTTTTGGGTTAGCCCGCGACATCAACTGGGACATCCTGCTCTTCATGCTCGCCATCTTCATCGTGGTGCAGGGCCTCGAGGCAGCAGGCATCACCAACCTCCTCGCAGCGGCGCTCGATGCTTCCAGCAGGTTGCCCTCGGCTCTGGGAATCTTCGCCCCCAGCATGGTCGTCACCGTCGGCGCATCCTTCATGAATAACTGGCCCATGACGATCCTTGGCATGCTATCTATCCAGCACATCGGCGCCTCAGGCACGCAGCTCACGGGGCTGGTGTTTAGTAACGTCATAGGCAACAATTTGGGACCCCACTTTTTCCCGCTGGGTTCACTGGCGATTTTGATGTGGCTGGAAACCATGCGGCGGCGGGGCGTCAGCATCAGCCTGTGGAGTTACCTGAAAGTCGGCGCGGTTCTCTCCATCGTTGAGGTGGCGGTTGCGTCGCTGGTTCTTTGGGTGGAGATTGCCTTTTTTGGGTTTAAGCTTTTTATTTAGAAGCCAACAGAAAGATGAGGCAGGTGGCTAAGATGCTGGTTAGTAAAGGAAAATTTGGGCAACAAACCCTCAGAGACGAAGTCATTGTGGTTACGGGCGCAGGCCGCGGAATCGGCTATGAAGCTGCAAGGGCACTTGTTTGGCTGGGCGCCAAAGTAGTCGTCGCCGAAATCGACGAGATAAACGGGAAAGCCGCAGAAGAAGCCCTCAGCGCAGAGTTCGGGGCAGACAGGGCGTTTTTCGTTAAAACTGACATAGGAAGAGAAGGGGACATCGAGAAGCTCTCGGAGGCGGCGCTGAAAAAGTATGGCAGAATCGACGTAGTTCTAAACAACGCCACTGTTTTTCCAATGGCAGCGGTTGTGGATTCCCAAATAGGCAAATGGGACCTCAGTTACAACGTGAACCTGCGTGGACCCGTGCTGTTAGCCAAAAAATTCGTTCCCGACATGCTCAAGCGCAGACACGGCGTCTTCGTCTGCGTTTCCTCCTCGGGCGCAGCCCCCTTCATGGGCCCCTACGAGGTATTCAAGACTGCTCAGGTGGAGCTATCAAACACCCTCTCCGCGGAGCTGGAAGGCAGCGGCGTGTATGCATTCACGATTGGCCCCGGCATCTCCAAAACCCCCGGGTTCATCGAAGGCGGAGGCAAAGTGGCGGAGCTTATGGGCATGAGTCTTGATGAGTTGTTTGAACTTAACAAAAACGCGCAGATTTCCCCTGAGGCGGCGGGCGCGGGGTTTGCTTTGGCTGTTGCCCAAGCACAGCGTTATCATGGGCAGGAAACCAGCTCTATTCAGGTGCTGCGGGAAGCCAACATACCCTTCGAGCAGGACGCATCCGAGGCACCGCAGCCAACGCCGCAGGAACCGCAGCGCCAGCCAGAAAAGACCCCGCAGACGCGAAGGCTAAGGGAACTCTACGAGAAGGTGCTTAACAGCTTCATGGAGCAGTCGGAGGGCTGGAAGAAACGCAACCTCTTCGAGCGCCAGTGGGTTGCCAGGGACTTTAAGAAAACCACCGGTATGTCGATTGATGAAATGCAGACCAGCATAAAAGCGGCAGGCGACGCCATAAAAGCGGGCGCTTACACGGCTGAGCATAGGCAGACCGCCAGCAAAATCGCAGCGTATTATCTGCATCAGCGAGAGCAACTGATGGGTTTCGAGAAAAACCCCCAGAAACTCGAGCAGAACCTCAAAATCCTCGACGGCTACATAGAAGACGCTAAAGCTCTAACCGAGGCACTGACGATTCAGCACTGAGAAATCTCACCAAAAACCTCGCTGTACGCATCCAACGCCTCTTTTTCATCTTTAACGCCCTTAATCAGCATGCGTCCGCCCCCAAACAAGGTAACCTCAAAACCGCGGAAAACAAACCTCAACGCCAATTTGCTCTTCAGCAACACATCAAAATGTTGCCTGACGCGCTCATAGACGGCTTCGAGGGGGATGCTCAGGGGTTTTTGGGGGTTAATGTTGGCGGTGTCTTCGCCGCAGAGCCAAACCAGCCGACTTCCCTCCGCCGCCGATTTGGATTCTCCGCGGCAGACTGGGCACTGTGGATTTGCATGGAGGGGCAAAACGGTGAAGTTCATATCGGTGAAGTCGCAGACCAGCAGTTTGCCCAGAAGCGGCTCACCTATGCCAGTGATTAACTTGATGGTTTCTAGCGCCTGCAAGGTGCCGATTGCCCCCGCGGTTGCGCCCAAGATGCCTCGGCGGTTGCAGGTGTCACGGTCCATGTGGTCTGCATCTGCATTGTTGGGCATGAAGCATTCCAGGCAACCTGTTTTGGGGGGATAAAACACCGATAAGTTGCCTTCAAAGCCTATGGCGGCGCCAAAAACATAGGGCACCCCCAGCTCCGCGGCGGCGCGGTTAACAATGTGTCGTGCAGATACGTTGTCGAGTCCGTCAACCACCACGTCGACGCCGCTTAGCAGGGTTTTTGCGTTGTCTTGGTTTAGGTTCTCTGAGGCAGCATCCACTTGGATGAGGGGGTTGTGTTCAAGGAGTTTCTTTGCGGCCACTTCAGCTTTGGGGTAACGGAGGTCGCTTGGGCGATAGAGGATTTGGCGGTGCAGATTGTGGGGTTCAAGCGTATCTTGGTCGATTACTCGGATGTAGCCCACGCCCGCCAAGGCAAGGTAAAGCGAAGAAACGCTGCCTAAGCCGCCGACGCCGACTACCGCTACCCGCGCGTTTGAGAGCTTTTCCTGTCCGGCTTCTCCAAGTTCTTTTAGCACAGTTTGTCGGCTATAGAACACTTCTTTGAAGTCTTTCTGCATCTTGCTATTCCTCTGGGCGTGTGTTTGCCTTTAACGTGGAGGTGCCTATCATAGATTTCCCTTTGCACTATGGGGGAGACGCTTTCACTTTCGGTGACCCCTCCCCTGCCAGGTAATGTTGTTTCGCCGTTGATTTAAATAGGCAAAAGCGGGGTAACTGGTTTTCCGTGAACAAGATGCAGCAACAAGAACTCCTCTTCAGAACTCGGCAGATACAAAAGAATTCGGTCCTGCCACGGTTAACCTTTAACGAGCCAGACATAGACGGGCTTTTCCCAGGCTTCAAGGCAGGCGACTTCGCAGTTATCTACGGCTCACAAACAGTTAACTCCCAGGTTTGTCAACTCTGCGTTCAAGCACAGATTCCAAAAGAGTTCGGTGGACTCGAAAGCAAAGTGGTCTTCATCGACGCAGCAACCAGCCCTTCCATTTCAAGCCTGCCACAGGCGATGCAGCTAAACGTCACCAAAATGCGTGCCTACACTGCATATCGGTTGGCTTCAATCGTGACTGAGCAGCTAGAGCAAGCCATCGTTGAATCCGACGCAAAACTCGTTGTTATCTCAGACATTGCGGGTCCATTTCTAAGCGGCAACGTCGATGACCAGGAAGCCAAAGCAGCCTACAGCCAAGTTATGGGTTACCTCGCAGACTTAGCAAAGAAGCACCGAATCATCCTTGTTGCAACTTATCTTTCACATGAAAGCAACCAGAGAAACAGCATGCTGCAGCAGATAAGCTCCTCAAAAGCATCTGTTGTGCTTCGCTTCACCAAGACGCCTTATACCAGCGAAGTAGAGCTGGAGAAGCATCCAACCTATATGCTGGGCGTTGCGGAGTTCACGGCCGAAGTGAAGACGTTAGCTGACTTTTCAGCTGTGCCAGCTATCGCTGTTGCCACTTTAAGCGTCAGGACGCTATAAAATCCTCAGAGCCCCTTTTGGGGCAAGGGGTTTAGGAGAACAACGAGAAGGAGGATTCTTCTTCAGGTTCCTCGTTTTTCTTGTTGAATTCCGCGATTTTCTTGTCTAGTTCCTCGGCTTCTTTGGTGTTGCCAAGTGCTTTTTGGCTGTCCCGCGCGTTTTCCAGTGCGCTGATGCCGTAGCGTTCAAAGCCCTTCGCGAAGGATATGTCGCTGGATTTGGTATATAGTTCAACTGCTTTCTCGTATTCTTTGAGGTTAAAGCTGCATTCAGCTGCTTTATAGTTCATTTCGGCTGCGCCGAAGTAGTTCTGTCCTTTATAGTAGAGGTCAGCGACTTTTACGAAGAGGTCGCGTGCTTCGGCTAGTTTGCCGTTTTCCATAATCGCCATGGCGTCTTTGTGGAGTTTAATGGGGTCTTCTTTTACACTCATGATCATCAACTGCAAAATACTCTGCTTGTACTCCCATTTAGAATTTTCCCTCCCCCAAATATCCCTAGCGCCTGTTTTTTTTTCTATACCCCCTTATTTATAGGCTCAACATATGCATAGAAGAAGGGGTTTTTTGTCTGCATCCTCTAGTTTTCGCTGGGAAAGAAGGCTGCCTGCTGATTTAATCTATGTGTGTCTAGGCAATTGCCCCGGTAGCATCATCGATAAGAGACCTTTTTGTCTTCGATGCATGAGTTGATAAGCACGCAAGCAGCGTATCATTTATAGCTGATAAGTATGTACCTACAGCTATAACACCGTGATGACCATGAGTCAAAAACAGGAAAAGCAGTCCCCCGATAGGAAACGCTTAACCGTAATCCAGGTTGCAGTCTCAGGAGTCATGGCGGCACTAGTCATAGTCGCCACCGTCACGTTTCAGATACCAAACCCCGTCACACGGGGCTACACAAACATAGGCGACATCATGATTTTCGTCAGCGCCCTCACCTTTGGCCCAGTCGTCGGCGGCATCGCGGGTTCGGTGGGTTCAGCACTCGCCGATGTAATTTTGGGCTACGGCATCTTTGCACCCTTCACCTTCATCATTAAAGGAGCAGAAGGTACAATCGCGGGGTTAATCTCCAACCAAAAACGGCTCTGGCGTGACATATTAGCAGTAACGGTTGCCGGCGCAGAAATGGTCCTTGGGTACCTGCTGATTGAATATTTTGTGCTGGGGCTGGGCGTGGCTGCATTCGCCGAAATCCCCGGCAACGTCTCGCAGGTAGTTGTCGGCGGCTTGGTCGGTGTCCCCATCGCTCTGCTGCTTCGAAGAACGCTGCCTAAAAGTTGGAGAGCGCAACGCACTTAAAAGCTAGAATAAACAGAGGATAAAGTATGAAGCTACCGACTGGAAAAATCCCCATTGAACTGCTAAAAGACATAGTTTTCAAGAACCTGGGCGCTCCCCGAGGCGAAGTCGTGCTTGGCCCAGCCGCCGGGGTAGACGGCGCCGTGCTGGATGTAGGCACCAAAAACGCCATCGTCTCCATGGACCCAATAACGGGGGCGGTGGAACGCATCGGCTGGGAAGCCATCAACGTCAACGCCAACGACGTCGCCACATTCGGGGTGGAACCAGCATTCTTCTTCAGCTGCATCATGCTGCCCGAGGGCGCAGACAGCAAAATCGTGGAAGCCATCAGCAGCCAAATGCACCACGCCGCCGCGGAGCTAGGCATAGCCATCGTGGGCGGCCACTGCGAATCCACGCCGGGGCTGACAAACCCCATTGTGGTAGGCTGCATCATGGGCTTAACCGAGAAGGGCAACTACGTGACGGCTGCGGGGGCAAAACCCGGCGACAAAATCATACTTACCAAATCCGCAGGCATCGAGGGCACGGCGATACTTGCCACAGACCGCGAACTCCAACTGCGAGAGGTCTTCAGCCATACCATGCTCGACGACGCCAAACACTTCTACAGCCAAATCAGCGTCGTCAAAGACGCCTTAACCGCCTACCACGCGGGCGGAGTCCACGCCATGCATGACCCCACCGAAGGCGGCATCCTAAACGGCATCCACGAGATGGCAGACGCCGCAGGGCTGGGGGCAAGGGTGTCTGCGGAGAAAATCACGGTGGAGCCGGAAACCGCGAAGATCTGCCGCTTCTACGAAATCGACCCGTTGCAGCTCATTAGTTCAGGGGCGCTTCTGATTGCCGCTGCTCCGGAGGCTGCGGAAAAAATCGTTGATCGCCTCTGCAGGGAGAGAATTTACGCGGATGTCATCGGCGAATTCACGGGTAACGTTAACAAGCGGTTGCTGATGAAGGCGGATGGCTCAGCGGATATGCTGCCACGTCCCGTTTCAGACCATCTTTGGATAGCGTTAAGCCGATAAGAAAACGTTAGGTTTTATGCAACCCATTGCGGAAGCCGTTGAGCGGCAGCTGCAGAGCCCAATACAAAAAGAACACCGGATAAAACAGCACGTACTCGTAGAGATGAGAGTAAACAAGGCAGCAGCGTAACTCCACGATTGATTGGCTTAAGCCGTTTTTTAGGCTCCAGTTATCCGGCGGCTTATCATGCAGACAATAAGCCTCCGACGCCACCAACACCTTATAGCCGCGCCGCTCAATTAAGCG
Coding sequences within it:
- a CDS encoding HesA/MoeB/ThiF family protein is translated as MQKDFKEVFYSRQTVLKELGEAGQEKLSNARVAVVGVGGLGSVSSLYLALAGVGYIRVIDQDTLEPHNLHRQILYRPSDLRYPKAEVAAKKLLEHNPLIQVDAASENLNQDNAKTLLSGVDVVVDGLDNVSARHIVNRAAAELGVPYVFGAAIGFEGNLSVFYPPKTGCLECFMPNNADADHMDRDTCNRRGILGATAGAIGTLQALETIKLITGIGEPLLGKLLVCDFTDMNFTVLPLHANPQCPVCRGESKSAAEGSRLVWLCGEDTANINPQKPLSIPLEAVYERVRQHFDVLLKSKLALRFVFRGFEVTLFGGGRMLIKGVKDEKEALDAYSEVFGEISQC
- a CDS encoding ECF transporter S component: MSQKQEKQSPDRKRLTVIQVAVSGVMAALVIVATVTFQIPNPVTRGYTNIGDIMIFVSALTFGPVVGGIAGSVGSALADVILGYGIFAPFTFIIKGAEGTIAGLISNQKRLWRDILAVTVAGAEMVLGYLLIEYFVLGLGVAAFAEIPGNVSQVVVGGLVGVPIALLLRRTLPKSWRAQRT
- a CDS encoding AIR synthase family protein, with product MKLPTGKIPIELLKDIVFKNLGAPRGEVVLGPAAGVDGAVLDVGTKNAIVSMDPITGAVERIGWEAINVNANDVATFGVEPAFFFSCIMLPEGADSKIVEAISSQMHHAAAELGIAIVGGHCESTPGLTNPIVVGCIMGLTEKGNYVTAAGAKPGDKIILTKSAGIEGTAILATDRELQLREVFSHTMLDDAKHFYSQISVVKDALTAYHAGGVHAMHDPTEGGILNGIHEMADAAGLGARVSAEKITVEPETAKICRFYEIDPLQLISSGALLIAAAPEAAEKIVDRLCRERIYADVIGEFTGNVNKRLLMKADGSADMLPRPVSDHLWIALSR